The Bacteroidales bacterium genome includes the window ACAGAATTTACCTGAAGCATATATCTTTCCAGGAGTACGTATCCCAATCCAACTGTTATTTTGACCTGGTTGTTTCCAATCCCCCGTATTTTATTAATTCATCATCAACGCCGAAAGAAGACCGTAACCAGGCCCGACATAATAAAACCCTGCCTCATCATGATCTGATCCGGGGAAGCTTAAAAATTCTGAAAGCCGATGGTCGTTTAAGCGTAATAATGCCTTACAGCGAAGGCCATTCATTTATCAAACTGGCCGGAGAAAGCGGATTGTATTGCATAAAAAAAACCTATGTAAAGCCAACCCCCGGCAAAAAACCCAAAAGACTGCTGCTGGAATTTGGCCGGTATCAAAGGGATTTGATAGAAAACCAATTAACAATAGAAAAAGGTGGTCGTCACAATTTTACCGAAGAATACAAAGCCCTTACTACCGCCTTTTACCTGTATTTTTAGGCGCTTACCGGTCAAATTCTTGCTTTTTTTGGCAAAACTTGCCCGGTAAGGTACTGGATGCGGAAATTTTTTTATTTATTTTGTCTGATATGCAGATAAGGATAAACCTTTTCCGGTTTCTTTCATTGTCTGCACAGCAAATTCACAAATCATGGGAAATAATTAAATTTCTAAGTCCGTTTTAACTAAAATTAACCATCAACCATCAATTCATATTCACAATGAAAAAATTCATTATCCTTATATTGCTCCTCACCGCAACTCCCTTCTTTACTACAGCGCAAGGGCCGGCCAAACACAGGGTTATTATTGATACCGACTGTGCCCCGGACGATCTGCGGGCGATCAATTTGCTGCTCTCTTCCCCTTCAACCGAGATTCTCGCCATAACTTCCGCAGATGGAGTTCTGGAACCCGAAGAAGGCTACCTGAAGATTATTTCCCTTCTGAAAGCTCATGGACATCAGGGCATAAAAACCGCCCAGGGCATTGTCTCCAAAAATGATGCTCCAGAATGGAGGGGGTTAGCAAAAGAAGCCAATTGGGGGAGAGAACCTGTCAGCTATGAAGAACCTCAGGAGGTGAAGGAATTCCTGATCAAAATTATTGAAGCGGAAGAACAACCGGTTGATATTATCTCTACAGGTCCTTTGACAAACATTGCCAATGCCGTTTTAATGAAACCCTCCATAAAGGAACAGATCAGCAGAATTATCTGGTTTGATCAATGCCAGCCGGAAGTTCCATGGACAAACTATGGCATGGATTGTCTATCGGGAGATTATCTGTTAAAAACGCCCATTCCTGTTTTCAGAATTATGACCAATGAAGATCCCCCTGTGTTATCCGAGTCGTTTCTCGATGAAATCGGAAAAATCCAGACTCCGTATGCCCGAAAAATATACAATTCACACTCCAAAGATACACTGAGGGAAAAAATCCGGGAGGGAAACTTTAAACTCCGGGATGATCTGACCGCAATGTATCTTTACTATCCCGAATTGTTCACCCTGGATACCAACAATTCAGATTCAATAAATTATATGGTCAGAGTTAAAGATAACAAGAACATAAAAACCAAATATCTGGAACATCTCAGTTCCTACAATAAATACAGCAGCATCATTTTTCAGAACTTTCCCACCGATTCAAACTATTACAGAGAAGACATCAGGAATTTCATGAAAGAAACCATTGATCAATATGGTATCAGGGAATGGAGGGCAGTTACGCTTACGGAAGAATTTCACACCCATCTGGGACTCAACTCAATTGTGGGTGCCAAGATGGGGACCCGGGCACTGGAATATTTTCGCACCCAGCCGGGTAATTTAAAAGTCACCTCTTACTGTGGGCATACTCCTCCATTAAGCTGCATAAACGATGGTTTACAGGTATCCTGCGGAACCACTATGGGGCAGGGGAATATCAAGATCAGGGATGAGGCCGTGCTACCAAAAGCCGAATTTCAATACGAAGACAGAACCCTTCAGATCCAATTAAAATCCCGGTATTATAAGCAACTTCAGAGAGCAATCAAGGAAGCCAAGAAGAAACATACTTTTCTTTCGGAGGCATATTGGGAGGCGATTCGGGAAAAATCACTTTCTTATTGGAGAAACTGGGATCGCAATGAGATTTTCCAGGTCAGCAAGATAAGTGAATAAGCCGCACGATTTTATTCTTTTTTGTCTTCCTGATTATCATTTCCTGATTCAGGCATGAACTCAAGAGATATGGAATTCACACAATGCCTCGTATCTTTGGGTGTAAATCCCTCGCCTTTGAATACATGGCCCAGATGGGCCCCACAATTGGCACAGGTAATTTCCGTTCGCATGCCGTCGGCATCGGGTACCCGTTTAACAGCTCCTTCCACTTCATCGTCAAAACTTGGCCATCCACACTGGGCATCGAACTTATCCTCCGACCGGAACAATTCGGCGCCACAGCGTTTGCAGGTATAAGCACCCTCCTTAAAATGATTATAATATTGTCCCGTGAAGGGTCTTTCCGTTCCCTTGTAGATGATAACCCTTTCTTCAGCATTCGTTAATTCTCTGTATTTCATAGTATCACTTTGTGAAAATCCCTGTACAGCAAAAAGTATTAAAAACAGAAAAGCAATATATCCAATTGCAGATTTCATAATATAGAATTTACGGGTATAACAATTCATAGAGATGAAAAGTTCAAATAAACCATGGTAATCACATTATAAAAATTGATAATATAGGAAGAATTAATTAAGTTTGAGAAAGAAACTGAAAACTATGAAGACTTTAACGATTCAATTACCAGATTCTGTGGATGAAAAAGAAGTAAAGATGCAATTAGCAGCTCAGTTATTTGGAAAAGGAATATTGTCCTCTGGTCAAGCTGCTGAACTGGCTGGAGTTTCAAAACGTGAATTTCTGGAAAAAGTAGGAAAATATGGAATATCTATATTTGGAGAAACCCCTGAGGATATTGAAGGACTTATAAATGAATAAAACTATAATTTGCGACACCAGTTGCTTAATTGCTTTGGGAAATGAAAGGTTATTTCATGCCAATGTACCTTTTGATCTCATTTAGTTTATTAAGGGCTTCCACGGGAGTAAGGTTATTGATATCGATGTTTTTGATCTCATCCCGAATTTGTTTGAGCACCGGATCATCCAACTGAAAAATGGTGGTTTGGAGGCCGGCCCTGTGACCGGCAATTTCACCAACCGGTTTGGAAACCGTTCCCTTATCCTGTGAATTTTCAAGATCCTTTAGTATCTCATTGGCACGGGATACCACACTTTTTGGCATTCCTGCCATGCGGGCAACATGTATGCCGAAACTGTGCTCACTGCCGCCTCTCTGAAGCTTTCTGATGAAAATAACTTTATCATCCAGCTCTTTCACAGTGATGTTGTAATTTTTTATCCTGCTGAACGATTTCTCCATCTCATTCATCTCGTGGTAATGGGTAGCGAACAGCGTTTTTGCCCTGGCTTTGGGATGTTCATGAATATACTCCACCATGGCCCATGCAATGGATATGCCATCATAGGTACTGGTGCCCCGGCCTATTTCATCCAGCAGTACCAGGCTCCGGGATGAAAGGTTATTCAGGATGCTGGCTGCCTCATGCATTTCCACCATAAAAGTTGATTCTCCCATGGAAATGTTGTCCGAGGCCCCGACACGGGTAAAAATTTTATCCACCACGCCAATTTTCGATGATTTTGCCGGCACATAACTTCCTATTTGTGCCAGCAAAACAATAAGAGCAGTCTGACGAAGCAATGCTGATTTTCCGGCCATATTCGGGCCTGTCAGGATCATGATCTGCTGTTCTTCGTTATCCAGATATACATCGTTGGCCACATACTCTTCATCAATGGGCAACTGTTGCTCAATCACCGGATGGCGGCCCTCTCTGATGTCAATTACTTCCGAATCCTCTATTTCCGGTTTATAATATTGATTTTCACCGGCAATCCTGGCAAACGACAACAGGCAGTCAAGCCGGGCAATAAGATTGGCATTCAACTGAACGGCGGAAATATAATCGGCCACATTCACCACCAGTTGGTTAAACAACCGTACCTCCAGCTCCATCGATTTTTCTTCCGCTCCCAGTATTTTGGTTTCATATTCCTTCAACTCCTCGGTGATGTAACGTTCGGCATTGACAAGGGTTTGTTTACGGGTCCAGTCAGCAGGAACTTTATCCTTATGGGTATTTCTTACTTCTATATAATATCCAAATACACTGTTATAGCTTACCTTCAGAGAAGGAATTCCTGTTCGCTCGATCTCCCTCTGCTGAAGCTGTTTAAGATAATCTCTGCTGGAATGGGCTATATTTCTTAATTCATCAAGTTCATCGGATACCCCTGGATTGATGACATTGCCCTTATGGATATTGGTCGGTGCTTCCGGGTTTATTTGCTTTTCAATTTTATCCCGGATGGAATGGCAGGGATTCAGTTGTTCACCGATCTTTTTAAGCGGGTCGCTATCAGCCTCCTTACATGCTTCTCTTACCGGCTCAAGGGCATACAGCGCATTTTTCAACTGTAAAATTTCCCGTGGTGTCACCCGGCCGGCAGCCACCTTGGAGACGATCCGCTCCACATCGCCCATCTTCTGCAACTGGCTTTCCAGTAATTCTCTGAATTCAGAACTCTGAAGGATATATTCCACGATGCTTTGGCGCTCCCGGACGGACTGAATCTCTTTCAGAGGAAGGGCCACCCATCTGCGCAAAAGTCTCCCGCCCATAGGAGAAACGGTACGGTCAATAACATCGATCAGTGTTCTGGCTTCTTCATTAACCGGATGAAAAAGCTCCAGATTTCGAATGGTGAATTTATCCAGCCATACATAATGTTCTTCTTCGATCCGGGATAATGAAGATATGTGCCTGATGTTTTCATGCTGTGTTATTTCCAGGTACTGGAGCACCGAACCGGCAGCAATAATCCCATGGGGAAGATTGCTTACGCCAAATCCCTTGAGCGTAGTGGTATTGAAATGCTTCAACAGCCTTTCGGTGGCATTTTCCTCTGTATACACCCAATCATCAAGCTTATAGGTATAAAATCGGTCACCGAACTTCTCCCTGAACTGCTGTTCGTTCCCTCTTTCAAACAACACCTCCTTGGGCTGAAAGCTGTTCAGCAGCTTATCTATATACTCGTAATTTCCTTCGGCAGTCAGGAACTCCCCGGTAGATATATCCAGGAAAGCAACTCCCGCCATGTTTTTATCCAGGTGCACAGATGCCAGAAAGTTGTTCTCCTTATGCTCCAGCACATTATCATCCAGTGAAACCCCCGGTGTAACCATTTCCGTAACACCGCGTTTCACAATCTTCTTGGCTTTGCTCGGATCTTCCAGTTGCTCGCATATGGCCACCCGCTGACCTGCTCTTACGAGTTTGGGCAAATAGGTGTCTATCGCATGATAGGGTATTCCGGCCAGATCGACATAGGAAGCCGATCCGTTTGCCCTTTTGGTCAGTGTGATGCCCAATATCTCACTGGCCTTAATGGCATCTTCGCCAAAAGTTTCATAGAAATCCCCAACCCTGAAAAGCAATATTGCGTCCGGATGTTGTTTCTTGATCCGGTAATACTGTTCCATCAGGGGTGTTTCCACCTGTTTTTCCTTTGTTTTTTTACGGGCCACTGCTTCCTTTTTTTGATCCTGTAATTTTAACAAATTTATAACAATCATGGAAAGGATAAAAATTATGAAATCCTTTGAACTGCCTACTTATTAACAATCCTTCAACAAACATACAGCATGTTTTGATCATCAACATTTCAATACGCTGAATAGATTTTTTATCCTGAATGGCTGGGCCTTTTTAATCACAAACCCATAAATCGAAAAAAGATTCTCCTTTTAAGATGATCTCCGACCTAATATGAAACAGCATTGTTGATATAAAAAACAATAAATTTAGTGTTCAAAACAGTAAATTTACCGTAATGAACAGTAAGGCCGATGTCAAAAATATATTCAAGTATCAAAACAGCAGGAACGAGGACCCGATGAAGGTAGTATGGCCGGGAGCAGGCTCCGGGATAGACATTGGAGGATCAGGAATCCTGCCTGTACCAGTCGGCATACATGAGATAATTGTCGGCTATCCGGTTGATCATGTCCTTCGTCTGCTCCGGATCCACGGTTTTTACAAATTTGGCAGGTACACCGGCGTAAATGCTGTTCGCCTCAATCTCAGTATTTCTCAATACCAATGCTCCGGCTGCGATAATGGAGTTCTCACCTACCACTACATGATCCATTAGGGTAACACCCATGCCTATCAGTACATTAGGATAGATCTTTGCTCCGTGGATGATCACATTATGCCCGATGGATACATTATCGCCTATCTCTATAACACTTTTCTGATACGAACAATGCAGCACTGCTCCATCCTGAATATTCACCTTATTCCCTATACGGATGCTGTTGACATCTCCTCTCACTACGGTGTTAAACCAAAGGCTGCAGTTATCTCCCATGGCTACATCGCCTATAACAGTAGCATTGTCTGCCAGATAACAATTCTCCCCAAATGAAGGGGTCATATTTCTAACCTTCTTGATCAAAGCCATATACTTAACATTTTTATTCACTTTCAGGTCCTGGAAACAGTCTGCTGCCTGCTATTTGAAATAGATGCCATATAACTTTTCCAGCCTCTCATAAAATTTATCCAGGTTTACATACCTGCCCTCTCTAATATATTCCTTTCCGTCAAAGAATACCAACAGGGTTGGCACTGAAAATACCGAAAATTGTCCGGCTACATCGGGATATTCTATTGTATTGATATAGTACAGCAGTATGCGGGGAAAATGGTTTTCAATCAAATTCCTCACTTTAGGCTTCAATACTCTACAAACATTACAATTCTGATGAGAAAAGTAGGCAAGCAGGGCCTGCCGGGTATCTACTATATCGTTCATCTCCCGGAGTGAGGTGATATTATGAAATTCCATGCGTCAAAAATTTCCTGAATTCAACATAACCAGGGTACAGTCCTCAACCACCTCAATACCATTTTTCTTTGCCAGGTCAGCAAAATTTGGGTTTTCAGCTCCCGGATTAAAGATAATTCTTTGGGGATTCTGTCCGAAAACATAATCATAATATTCTTCCTGATTCCGTGGACTAAGATACAGTGTAACCGTATGAAGATCCTCTACGGAAGGTTTCCCTTGAATGATCTTTTTTCCGTTAATTTCTCCCTCCCTGGCTCCTATGGGAATTACCTCATAGCCTTGATGCATCAGGGTCTTCACACAAGTATGGGAGAAACGTCGTTTATTTGGGGATGCTCCCAGCACCATAACTTTTTTCATAGGCTGAATGGCTTATTTATCTGCAAATATAGCATATTTGTTTAAATTGAGGGTAAGGCTGAGACTGAGGCTGAGACAGCATTTCATGCGCAGTCATTTTTTCCTATTCGTTCACTAAATCGTTCTTCTTTAGTTTCAATTTCGGTTTATTTAATCTGGCGATAGTCTCTTCTATCCTGTTTCGGGTATCGGATTGCAGGTAAGTTGGAATCAAGGTTTTTAAACTAATCCCAAAAATTCGATGGATAATCACCAAATCTCTCATAGAAAACTGGGATACTCCGTTCATTAATTCTGATATGTAAGATTTAGAGTGACCCAATAAATCACCCAAATCCTGCTGAGTCATATCATATTCTTTCAGTTTTTTCCGAATCGCGTCTCTTCTTTTTTTTATAAATTTTCTCTCAGCCTCAACAATATTTTCAGCCTTATCGCTATCCTCAAATTGTTTATCGGTTACTTGCTCCGGGTCTGACCAAACACGCTCCTCATATTCAGTCATCAGTCGTCGTAGTTTTTTGCGAAGAGGTCTCAATTCAGGTTGCTCTTTGACCATTAATCGCAATTTTTTATCCAGAAGCAAAGCTTTTTGAAAATCATATTCATTCTCAAGCTTCTCGACTTGTTCTATATCTCTTATATTTTCTAATTCTTTCATAATCTTTTGGTTTAAATCCATTCGTTATCTCGCAGCCATTTTTTAATCACGTTTCGATTATTTTTGAACGTTTTCTCATAATCATCGTGGCTCCCTGCCCAAACCACTGTCATTTCGCCATTCTCCTCGAACTCAATCATTATCAGTGTCCTGTGTACACTTATGTTAAAAAAATAAAATTCACCACTATACACACAATCAGCGTCTGGTCGTTTTTTTGTCAATTCATGGGGATTATTCCACTCGGTTCCCTCTAAATCGGATATTAATTTATCAATCGCTTTGCCTTACTCAAGAAGCACAATGGCATATGCGGCAATACCTTCTTCTCTTCCCACAAATCCGAGTCTTTCAGTGGTAGTAGCCTTGACTGATACGGCAGAAGTTTCTGCCAATCCGGAAAGATGTTGTTTCATTCTTTCTATGTAAGAAGCCAGTTTAGGTCTCTGCAAACAGATGGTGGTATCTATATTGATTATCGAGTAGCCCCGGTCGTTTATCATTTGCATTGTTTTCTGCAAAAGCCGTGTGCCGGAAATATTTTTATATGCAGGATCACTGTCCGGGAAATGTTTCCCTATATCTCCCAAATTTGCAGCACCCAACAGGGCATCACAAATGGCATGGATCAGCACATCACCATCAGAGTGGGCCACACATCCCTTTTCATGAGGAATATTCACTCCTCCGAGCACAAGATCAAGACCTGGTTCAAGCCGGTGCACATCATAACCAAAACCTATCTTCATAAACTATTTGTTATTTGAAATTTTATCAATTCCCTTGTTGATCGCTGGTCAATGCCGCGAAATCCAATACCAGTGTAAATCGTACCGTATTGGCCAGAGGATGATTCTGATAGCGGGGAATCAGATAGGCAAAATCGGCTTGAAACACATTAAGCTTAAGGCCCATACCCATAGTAAAATACTTTCTGTTGCCTTTATTCTGATGCTCGTGGAAATATCCCGACCTCACGGCAAACACATTCTGATACCAGTATTCCAGGCCAAAAGAATATTTGATCTCATGAAGCTCTTCTTCGAGGCCATTGGGGGCATCATAAAACGACTGTATCATTCCCTGGGGTACTGAAACATTGGGGTTCATGCCACTTAAAATGACCCGGTCGCCGTTCTCATCCGTAACAGGATTTCCCAACTCATCCACTTCATATGCCGGAGGCGTAGGCACGAGCAGTTTATTCAAATCGGTAGTAAACATCAATGAGTTGTACTCATCCAGATGAAAATCAAATGCTGTTCCCAGCTTCATGGTGGTGGGAATAAAATTTTCCTTTTCTGTGGTATAAGAAATTTTTGACCCGATATTCCTTATATTCAAACCGAATGAAAAATCCATCTCCTTATCCAGAACGGAAATACCGGGGTATTGGTAATACATGGAGACATCGGCAGCCACCGAATTGCCTGCTTTGGATTCAGTGTTTCCTATATAAGCACCTCCGGTAATATCGCTCCTGATATACCGGAAAGCAACCCCTCCTGAAAACCTATCACTAAATCTTCTGGAATAGGCCGCATCAATGGCAAATTCATTGGGTGTATGCTGGCCCTCATAATCCCCAAATTCATTTCTGAAAATGATGTTGCCCAGTGAAAAATAAAGCAGCGAGCCACTAATTACCTGCTGCCTGTCCAGCCGCTTATATCCGGTCAGATAAGCCAAATGGATGTCATCCACCAGATTTTTAAGCCAGGGTGTATAAGACACGGAAACTCCCATATCTTTATCAATAAATGCATATTTGGAAGGATTCCAGTGAAGGGAATTCACATCGGGTGAGATAGCCACACCTGCATCACCCATTGCTCCGGATCTTGAGTCAGGAGCAATGGTCAAAAAAGGTACCGAATACTTGAGGGTGTTTTCAGAACCTATCAATCTTTCTGTGGGGAGATCATCACTTTGCGAAAACGTTATGTTGGTAAATACTAAAAGCA containing:
- a CDS encoding methyltransferase; amino-acid sequence: MGNQYFRFKQFTIHQEKTAMKVGTDGVLLGAWADINRAARILDVGTGTGLIAIMMGQRSGAEIHAIESEKKAYQQARENINNCPWADRIYLKHISFQEYVSQSNCYFDLVVSNPPYFINSSSTPKEDRNQARHNKTLPHHDLIRGSLKILKADGRLSVIMPYSEGHSFIKLAGESGLYCIKKTYVKPTPGKKPKRLLLEFGRYQRDLIENQLTIEKGGRHNFTEEYKALTTAFYLYF
- a CDS encoding nucleoside hydrolase — encoded protein: MKKFIILILLLTATPFFTTAQGPAKHRVIIDTDCAPDDLRAINLLLSSPSTEILAITSADGVLEPEEGYLKIISLLKAHGHQGIKTAQGIVSKNDAPEWRGLAKEANWGREPVSYEEPQEVKEFLIKIIEAEEQPVDIISTGPLTNIANAVLMKPSIKEQISRIIWFDQCQPEVPWTNYGMDCLSGDYLLKTPIPVFRIMTNEDPPVLSESFLDEIGKIQTPYARKIYNSHSKDTLREKIREGNFKLRDDLTAMYLYYPELFTLDTNNSDSINYMVRVKDNKNIKTKYLEHLSSYNKYSSIIFQNFPTDSNYYREDIRNFMKETIDQYGIREWRAVTLTEEFHTHLGLNSIVGAKMGTRALEYFRTQPGNLKVTSYCGHTPPLSCINDGLQVSCGTTMGQGNIKIRDEAVLPKAEFQYEDRTLQIQLKSRYYKQLQRAIKEAKKKHTFLSEAYWEAIREKSLSYWRNWDRNEIFQVSKISE
- a CDS encoding methionine-R-sulfoxide reductase, which produces MKSAIGYIAFLFLILFAVQGFSQSDTMKYRELTNAEERVIIYKGTERPFTGQYYNHFKEGAYTCKRCGAELFRSEDKFDAQCGWPSFDDEVEGAVKRVPDADGMRTEITCANCGAHLGHVFKGEGFTPKDTRHCVNSISLEFMPESGNDNQEDKKE
- a CDS encoding UPF0175 family protein, with the translated sequence MKTLTIQLPDSVDEKEVKMQLAAQLFGKGILSSGQAAELAGVSKREFLEKVGKYGISIFGETPEDIEGLINE
- the mutS gene encoding DNA mismatch repair protein MutS, which codes for MIVINLLKLQDQKKEAVARKKTKEKQVETPLMEQYYRIKKQHPDAILLFRVGDFYETFGEDAIKASEILGITLTKRANGSASYVDLAGIPYHAIDTYLPKLVRAGQRVAICEQLEDPSKAKKIVKRGVTEMVTPGVSLDDNVLEHKENNFLASVHLDKNMAGVAFLDISTGEFLTAEGNYEYIDKLLNSFQPKEVLFERGNEQQFREKFGDRFYTYKLDDWVYTEENATERLLKHFNTTTLKGFGVSNLPHGIIAAGSVLQYLEITQHENIRHISSLSRIEEEHYVWLDKFTIRNLELFHPVNEEARTLIDVIDRTVSPMGGRLLRRWVALPLKEIQSVRERQSIVEYILQSSEFRELLESQLQKMGDVERIVSKVAAGRVTPREILQLKNALYALEPVREACKEADSDPLKKIGEQLNPCHSIRDKIEKQINPEAPTNIHKGNVINPGVSDELDELRNIAHSSRDYLKQLQQREIERTGIPSLKVSYNSVFGYYIEVRNTHKDKVPADWTRKQTLVNAERYITEELKEYETKILGAEEKSMELEVRLFNQLVVNVADYISAVQLNANLIARLDCLLSFARIAGENQYYKPEIEDSEVIDIREGRHPVIEQQLPIDEEYVANDVYLDNEEQQIMILTGPNMAGKSALLRQTALIVLLAQIGSYVPAKSSKIGVVDKIFTRVGASDNISMGESTFMVEMHEAASILNNLSSRSLVLLDEIGRGTSTYDGISIAWAMVEYIHEHPKARAKTLFATHYHEMNEMEKSFSRIKNYNITVKELDDKVIFIRKLQRGGSEHSFGIHVARMAGMPKSVVSRANEILKDLENSQDKGTVSKPVGEIAGHRAGLQTTIFQLDDPVLKQIRDEIKNIDINNLTPVEALNKLNEIKRYIGMK
- a CDS encoding gamma carbonic anhydrase family protein, whose translation is MALIKKVRNMTPSFGENCYLADNATVIGDVAMGDNCSLWFNTVVRGDVNSIRIGNKVNIQDGAVLHCSYQKSVIEIGDNVSIGHNVIIHGAKIYPNVLIGMGVTLMDHVVVGENSIIAAGALVLRNTEIEANSIYAGVPAKFVKTVDPEQTKDMINRIADNYLMYADWYRQDS
- a CDS encoding thioredoxin family protein, translated to MEFHNITSLREMNDIVDTRQALLAYFSHQNCNVCRVLKPKVRNLIENHFPRILLYYINTIEYPDVAGQFSVFSVPTLLVFFDGKEYIREGRYVNLDKFYERLEKLYGIYFK
- a CDS encoding CoA-binding protein; amino-acid sequence: MKKVMVLGASPNKRRFSHTCVKTLMHQGYEVIPIGAREGEINGKKIIQGKPSVEDLHTVTLYLSPRNQEEYYDYVFGQNPQRIIFNPGAENPNFADLAKKNGIEVVEDCTLVMLNSGNF
- a CDS encoding helix-turn-helix transcriptional regulator is translated as MKELENIRDIEQVEKLENEYDFQKALLLDKKLRLMVKEQPELRPLRKKLRRLMTEYEERVWSDPEQVTDKQFEDSDKAENIVEAERKFIKKRRDAIRKKLKEYDMTQQDLGDLLGHSKSYISELMNGVSQFSMRDLVIIHRIFGISLKTLIPTYLQSDTRNRIEETIARLNKPKLKLKKNDLVNE
- a CDS encoding type II toxin-antitoxin system HigB family toxin, translating into MDKLISDLEGTEWNNPHELTKKRPDADCVYSGEFYFFNISVHRTLIMIEFEENGEMTVVWAGSHDDYEKTFKNNRNVIKKWLRDNEWI
- a CDS encoding 2-C-methyl-D-erythritol 2,4-cyclodiphosphate synthase: MKIGFGYDVHRLEPGLDLVLGGVNIPHEKGCVAHSDGDVLIHAICDALLGAANLGDIGKHFPDSDPAYKNISGTRLLQKTMQMINDRGYSIINIDTTICLQRPKLASYIERMKQHLSGLAETSAVSVKATTTERLGFVGREEGIAAYAIVLLE
- the porV gene encoding type IX secretion system outer membrane channel protein PorV — translated: MIRKMVLGLVLLLVFTNITFSQSDDLPTERLIGSENTLKYSVPFLTIAPDSRSGAMGDAGVAISPDVNSLHWNPSKYAFIDKDMGVSVSYTPWLKNLVDDIHLAYLTGYKRLDRQQVISGSLLYFSLGNIIFRNEFGDYEGQHTPNEFAIDAAYSRRFSDRFSGGVAFRYIRSDITGGAYIGNTESKAGNSVAADVSMYYQYPGISVLDKEMDFSFGLNIRNIGSKISYTTEKENFIPTTMKLGTAFDFHLDEYNSLMFTTDLNKLLVPTPPAYEVDELGNPVTDENGDRVILSGMNPNVSVPQGMIQSFYDAPNGLEEELHEIKYSFGLEYWYQNVFAVRSGYFHEHQNKGNRKYFTMGMGLKLNVFQADFAYLIPRYQNHPLANTVRFTLVLDFAALTSDQQGN